The following proteins come from a genomic window of Geothrix edaphica:
- the ilvC gene encoding ketol-acid reductoisomerase yields MAKIHYDADLGLIRARKVAILGYGSQGHAHALNLKDSGVHVRVGLPASSASRAKAEAQGLTVTTPAEAAAWADVIMVLTPDTGQAALYHEAIEPHLTPGKTLMFAHGFNIRYGLIKPPAGVDVSLVAPKSPGHRVREVFVEGGGTPALVAVHQDASGQAQAVALSYAAALGLTRAGVLETTFTEETETDLFGEKAVLCGGTSALVKAGFETLVEAGYQPEIAYFECLHELKLIVDLMQRGGLSYMRYSISDTAEYGDYTGGPRIVTDQTKAEMKEILKEIQDGRYANAWIEENRTGRKWFEAQRAADHDHPLEQVGRELRRMMPFLDPVEVPAPAQAPRS; encoded by the coding sequence ATGGCCAAGATCCACTACGACGCCGACCTCGGCCTCATCCGCGCCCGCAAGGTCGCCATCCTGGGCTACGGCTCCCAGGGCCACGCCCATGCGCTCAACCTCAAGGACAGCGGCGTCCACGTCCGGGTGGGCCTGCCCGCCAGCTCCGCCTCCCGCGCCAAGGCCGAGGCCCAGGGCCTCACCGTCACCACGCCTGCCGAGGCCGCGGCCTGGGCGGACGTGATCATGGTGCTCACCCCGGACACGGGGCAGGCGGCCCTCTACCACGAGGCCATCGAGCCGCACCTGACGCCGGGGAAGACCCTGATGTTCGCCCACGGGTTCAACATCCGGTACGGCCTCATCAAGCCCCCCGCGGGTGTGGACGTGAGCCTGGTGGCCCCCAAGAGCCCGGGCCACCGCGTCCGCGAGGTCTTCGTGGAAGGCGGCGGCACGCCGGCCCTGGTGGCAGTCCACCAGGACGCCAGCGGCCAGGCCCAGGCCGTGGCCCTGTCCTATGCGGCGGCCCTTGGCCTGACCCGGGCAGGTGTTCTGGAAACCACGTTTACGGAAGAAACCGAAACCGATCTCTTCGGCGAGAAGGCCGTGCTCTGCGGCGGCACCAGCGCCCTGGTGAAGGCCGGCTTCGAGACGCTGGTGGAAGCCGGGTACCAGCCCGAGATCGCCTATTTCGAGTGCCTGCACGAGCTCAAGCTCATCGTGGACCTGATGCAGCGGGGCGGCCTCAGCTACATGCGCTACAGCATCAGCGACACGGCCGAATACGGCGACTACACCGGCGGCCCCCGCATCGTGACCGACCAGACCAAGGCGGAGATGAAGGAGATCCTCAAGGAGATCCAGGACGGGCGGTACGCCAATGCCTGGATCGAGGAGAACCGCACGGGCCGCAAGTGGTTCGAGGCCCAGCGGGCCGCCGATCACGATCATCCCCTTGAGCAGGTGGGTCGTGAGCTGCGCCGCATGATGCCCTTCCTTGACCCCGTCGAGGTCCCCGCGCCGGCGCAGGCCCCACGCAGCTAG
- a CDS encoding NAD(P)H-dependent flavin oxidoreductase translates to MSESFFNTASLPTLQGWQAPGSLDFQAAFLRAGGWALPRTEAFPDTAKLRERLQELRASMREGGKIGLDLRGLRDSADSVMAAAREAGVAFLLHTAELPPSLTMLRHANLPRIVAVQNAEEAAQAKAGGASALLARPGLVAALRSLGLPVMATADTEAEAKQAMADGAFGLQPRTPSMLDASPLAAFRSRLMAGLDSMAQALVRKGACTLPRLRIRNLDLAYPIQQGGMGVGISWEGLAGAVAHEGCVGLVSAIGTGYHGSANPKMRLGRPDGSDSLNPPKALEWIIREARERAAGRGAVGVNILCAIEGYEAAVKASLAGGAQMIVSGAGLPLGLPGMVGDADVALVPIVSSGRALQVICKQWQRKYNRLPDAVVLEGPESGGHQGFSHEGCADPAHTLENILPEVIEERDKWGDFPVLVAGGVWDHADIQKFLALGASGVQMGTRFIGTFECDASPIFKEVILRAKAEDIGLMKSPVGLPARGVRTSLQARIEAGTAPQIRCVSNCLSPCGHGKGAAAVGYCIADRLADAMKGDQENGLFFTGSNGAKLRDLISVRDLIEELTQDPGLQRVYA, encoded by the coding sequence ATGTCCGAGTCCTTCTTCAACACCGCGTCCCTGCCCACCCTCCAGGGCTGGCAGGCTCCCGGGTCCCTTGATTTCCAGGCCGCCTTCCTCCGGGCTGGCGGCTGGGCTTTGCCCCGCACCGAAGCCTTCCCCGACACCGCCAAGCTCCGGGAACGGCTGCAGGAGCTGCGGGCCTCCATGCGCGAAGGGGGCAAGATCGGTCTGGACCTGCGCGGGCTCCGCGACAGCGCCGACAGCGTCATGGCCGCCGCCCGCGAGGCCGGTGTCGCCTTCCTGCTGCACACGGCGGAGCTGCCGCCCTCTCTCACCATGCTGCGCCACGCGAACCTGCCCCGCATCGTGGCAGTCCAGAATGCCGAGGAGGCCGCCCAGGCCAAGGCCGGCGGCGCCTCTGCCCTGCTGGCCCGGCCCGGGCTGGTGGCGGCCCTCCGCTCCCTGGGCCTGCCCGTGATGGCCACGGCCGATACCGAAGCCGAGGCCAAACAGGCCATGGCGGACGGCGCCTTCGGCCTCCAGCCCCGCACCCCCTCGATGCTGGACGCATCGCCCCTGGCGGCCTTCCGGTCGCGCCTCATGGCGGGCCTCGATTCCATGGCCCAGGCCCTGGTGCGCAAGGGCGCCTGCACGCTGCCGCGCCTGCGCATCCGCAACCTCGACCTGGCCTATCCCATCCAGCAGGGCGGCATGGGCGTGGGCATCTCCTGGGAAGGCCTCGCCGGCGCCGTCGCCCACGAGGGCTGCGTGGGCCTGGTCTCGGCCATCGGCACGGGCTACCACGGCTCGGCCAACCCCAAGATGCGCCTGGGCCGCCCGGACGGCTCCGACTCGCTGAACCCGCCCAAGGCCCTGGAATGGATCATCCGCGAGGCCCGGGAACGCGCGGCCGGCCGCGGCGCCGTAGGCGTGAACATCCTCTGCGCCATCGAGGGCTACGAGGCCGCCGTGAAGGCCTCCCTCGCGGGCGGCGCCCAGATGATCGTGTCCGGCGCGGGCCTGCCCCTGGGCCTGCCGGGCATGGTGGGCGACGCGGACGTGGCCCTGGTGCCCATCGTGTCCTCGGGCCGGGCGCTCCAGGTGATCTGCAAGCAGTGGCAGCGGAAGTACAACCGCCTGCCGGACGCCGTGGTGCTGGAAGGCCCCGAGAGCGGCGGCCACCAGGGCTTCAGCCACGAGGGCTGCGCCGATCCGGCCCACACCCTGGAGAACATCCTGCCCGAGGTCATCGAGGAGCGGGACAAGTGGGGCGACTTCCCCGTCCTGGTCGCGGGCGGCGTCTGGGACCACGCGGACATCCAGAAGTTCCTGGCCCTGGGCGCCTCCGGCGTGCAGATGGGCACCCGCTTCATCGGCACCTTCGAGTGCGACGCCTCGCCGATCTTCAAGGAGGTCATCCTCCGCGCCAAGGCCGAGGACATCGGCCTCATGAAGTCCCCCGTGGGCCTGCCCGCCCGCGGCGTGCGCACCTCCCTGCAGGCGCGCATCGAGGCCGGCACCGCGCCCCAGATCCGCTGCGTCAGCAACTGCCTCTCGCCCTGCGGCCACGGCAAGGGCGCCGCCGCGGTGGGCTACTGCATCGCCGACCGCCTGGCCGATGCCATGAAGGGCGACCAGGAGAATGGCCTCTTCTTCACCGGCAGCAACGGCGCCAAGCTCCGGGACCTCATCAGCGTCCGCGACCTCATCGAGGAACTGACCCAGGATCCAGGCTTGCAGCGGGTCTACGCCTGA
- the ilvB gene encoding biosynthetic-type acetolactate synthase large subunit, translated as MTRTGSHTGAQLIWECLIREGVTTVFGYPGGAILPAYDAMVGFDIRHVLVRHEQSAVHMADGYARASGRVGVVVATSGPGATNLVTGLATAMMDSTPLVAITGQVGSGVLGTDAFQEVDITGITLPVTKHNYLVTRAADIVPALREAFAVAKSGRPGPVLVDITKDAQQGRAELDWEAAEPIRHLRHLPPPLDPEALARALELIRHAKRPLILAGHGIQMSGARAEVLTLAERADIPFALTLLGLGAVPATHPLSLGMMGMHGESWVNKAIQEADLLLALGMRFDDRVTGKLKEYAPHAKKIHIDIDASELGKNVPVDVAIAGDLLAVLRALLPGVEVADRSKWLKQIRGWRGDSAVRDIKNLPDDGHLYAAHVMHDLWRLTDGKAVVVTDVGQHQMWEAQYYHHDEERSLITSGGAGTMGFALPAAIGAKVARPEAEVWVVAGDGGFQMTFAELMTAVQEGVKVNIAIINNGFLGMVRQWQELFYEGRYAATPILSPDFVKLAGAFGIHGQRVDTRADLAGAVAAARAAEGTALVEFRVEQEDSVYPMVPAGAALHEMIRRPSASAIAETGSDPV; from the coding sequence ATGACTAGGACTGGATCGCATACCGGGGCCCAGCTCATCTGGGAATGCCTTATCCGGGAGGGCGTCACCACCGTCTTCGGCTATCCGGGCGGCGCCATCCTCCCGGCCTACGACGCCATGGTGGGCTTCGACATCCGGCACGTGCTGGTGCGCCACGAGCAGAGCGCCGTGCACATGGCGGACGGCTACGCCCGCGCCTCGGGCCGCGTGGGTGTGGTGGTGGCCACCTCCGGCCCCGGCGCCACGAACCTGGTGACGGGCCTGGCCACGGCCATGATGGATTCCACGCCCCTGGTGGCCATCACGGGGCAGGTGGGCTCCGGCGTGCTGGGCACGGACGCCTTCCAGGAAGTGGACATCACGGGCATCACCCTGCCCGTGACCAAGCACAACTACCTGGTCACCCGGGCCGCGGACATCGTGCCGGCCCTGCGGGAGGCCTTCGCCGTGGCGAAGAGCGGGCGCCCCGGCCCTGTGCTGGTGGACATCACCAAGGACGCCCAGCAGGGCCGGGCAGAGCTTGATTGGGAGGCGGCGGAGCCCATCCGCCACCTGCGCCACCTGCCGCCCCCCCTGGATCCCGAGGCCCTGGCCCGGGCCCTGGAGCTGATCCGCCATGCCAAGCGGCCCCTCATCCTGGCGGGCCACGGCATCCAGATGTCGGGCGCCCGGGCCGAGGTGCTGACCCTGGCGGAACGGGCGGACATCCCCTTCGCGTTGACCTTGCTGGGGCTGGGCGCGGTGCCCGCCACGCATCCCCTCAGCCTCGGCATGATGGGCATGCACGGCGAGTCCTGGGTCAACAAGGCCATCCAGGAGGCGGACCTCCTGCTGGCCCTGGGCATGCGGTTCGACGACCGCGTGACCGGCAAGCTCAAGGAGTACGCGCCCCACGCCAAGAAGATCCACATCGACATCGACGCCAGCGAGCTGGGGAAGAACGTGCCGGTGGACGTGGCCATCGCCGGGGACCTGCTCGCCGTCCTCCGCGCCCTGCTGCCGGGGGTAGAGGTGGCGGACCGCTCCAAGTGGCTGAAGCAGATCCGCGGCTGGCGGGGCGATTCCGCCGTCCGCGACATCAAGAACCTGCCCGACGACGGCCACCTCTATGCCGCCCATGTGATGCACGACCTCTGGCGGCTCACCGACGGCAAGGCGGTGGTGGTGACGGACGTGGGCCAGCACCAGATGTGGGAGGCCCAGTACTACCACCACGATGAGGAGCGCAGCCTCATCACCAGCGGCGGCGCGGGCACCATGGGCTTCGCCCTCCCCGCTGCCATCGGCGCGAAGGTGGCCCGGCCCGAGGCCGAGGTCTGGGTGGTGGCCGGCGACGGCGGCTTCCAGATGACCTTCGCGGAGCTGATGACCGCCGTGCAGGAGGGGGTGAAGGTCAACATCGCCATCATCAACAACGGCTTCCTCGGCATGGTCCGCCAGTGGCAGGAGCTGTTCTACGAGGGCCGCTACGCTGCCACGCCCATCCTGTCACCGGACTTCGTGAAGCTGGCTGGCGCCTTCGGCATCCACGGCCAGCGCGTGGACACGCGGGCGGATCTGGCAGGGGCCGTGGCCGCGGCCCGGGCCGCGGAGGGCACGGCCCTCGTCGAGTTCCGGGTGGAGCAGGAGGACAGCGTCTATCCCATGGTCCCCGCCGGGGCGGCGCTGCACGAGATGATCCGCCGGCCTTCTGCCAGCGCCATTGCCGAAACCGGGTCCGACCCTGTCTGA
- the ilvN gene encoding acetolactate synthase small subunit yields MPHVLVVYTDDEPGVLTRVASLFRRRGFNIHSLTVGPTERSRQARMTIVVDAEEATVRLAVEHLRKQVNVLEVQQLGDRPKVVRDLALIRVAAGLDVRSEILQLAQVFRANVVDIAGDSLAIECSGGPDKIDALVDALRPFGILELGRTGAVAMARGPRASPERPAAAPPPASNQAMSV; encoded by the coding sequence ATGCCCCATGTGCTCGTGGTCTATACCGATGATGAACCGGGCGTGCTGACCCGCGTGGCTTCCCTGTTCCGCCGCCGGGGCTTCAACATCCACTCCCTCACCGTGGGCCCCACGGAGCGTTCCCGGCAGGCCCGCATGACCATCGTGGTGGATGCGGAGGAAGCCACCGTGCGGCTGGCGGTGGAACATCTGCGGAAGCAGGTGAACGTCCTCGAGGTGCAGCAGCTGGGCGACCGCCCGAAGGTGGTGCGGGACCTGGCCCTCATCCGGGTGGCGGCGGGGCTGGATGTCCGCTCCGAGATCCTCCAGCTGGCCCAGGTCTTCCGCGCCAACGTGGTGGACATCGCCGGCGACAGCCTGGCCATCGAGTGCAGCGGTGGCCCCGACAAGATCGATGCCCTGGTGGATGCCCTGCGCCCCTTCGGGATCCTCGAGCTGGGCCGCACGGGCGCCGTCGCCATGGCCCGCGGCCCGCGCGCTTCGCCGGAGCGCCCCGCCGCAGCCCCCCCACCGGCCAGCAACCAGGCCATGTCTGTCTGA